In a genomic window of Labeo rohita strain BAU-BD-2019 chromosome 20, IGBB_LRoh.1.0, whole genome shotgun sequence:
- the LOC127183363 gene encoding LOW QUALITY PROTEIN: adhesion G protein-coupled receptor F5-like (The sequence of the model RefSeq protein was modified relative to this genomic sequence to represent the inferred CDS: substituted 1 base at 1 genomic stop codon), translated as MAGQGQILKHYIGIIIAVLLTHECVVEMFDFPETSIDLQFSNINGQLNYSPRHIEQLELVVEVNVVVIEQIRVLLASITFPLHLDNSTEITAANITTVCQPNVTDYQCVCEDGYAWSYNNCQTYNACDRISFGSCGCISGIPSDGEICVLESELPFTDFLFEIEMESSSISVIDEMRQYLQNITFPLQLDAMVKVLHADITTVCKFNGSRYKCICEDHYFWPCNKCKEYGSCDNNTNSTCSCINDVPRDRQFCQTINDITNNTAFGQPLSVLPSDYMIDIDVRFFDLFLVTYLRNLFTNISLPLTLSNSISVTDIDVTAVCVLNRTEYECKCEENHVWPNDTCRAYQVCDGIVGGTCGCIQALPSEGPLCQRDINECLFSPSVCGPNSICTNQLGSYNCSCLNGFTATVSSLPISNNNTCTDVHECLETLEVCGPNSRCINSTGSYNCSCLSGFTVTNRSQPVSTSNPCNDINECLFSPSVCGPNANCTNEMGSYNCSCLNGFTAPISSLPISINNTCTVALPLTEYLTEIQINSMDSSITDQLWNLLMSFSLPYTISDSTNITEINITTVCSLNEAQYQCKCEDLFVWPKDTCHSYEACDVITDGSCTCINALPTDGQFCQLLPSKYVIDIDVRFFDLFLADYLRNLVKNISLPLTLRNSIIITDIDMTTVCGLNGTEYECKCEENHVWPSDTCSAYQVCDGIVGGTCGCIQALPSEDPLCQRDINECEDAVSVCGQYSDCINIIGSHMCSCWSGFNTSNKDSPVSHSNSCQDINECLFSPSVCGPNSICTNQVGSYSCSCLNGFTTTNSSPISISNTCTDINECLFSPSVCGPNAKCTNKMGSYSCSCLNGFTTANSSLPISISNTCTVSLPPVTSPTSTIIPPLTTTTTTPSTTSTTTATTAATTATTTSITATLNTAAATTKVLKMSMRINKQFDTSLNSPKEEMYQTYANAIKSAIEDSYKMMSIYINNSAKVTKFRPGSIIADYEIIVIINILSSPSGANSNDFELAHRQVFNTLVNLGIPVALKAFSESEQKNLSVVEKFYPFQKMELRCVYPESVKGNMKWTVNDQDPIDTVRYYTSPDGSTFIVNNATEKDNGRYSCIIERDTIPYIQWQTIILEERPNIIVGKNEIKFQCVDKLVSLTCCEAKYDVEWSGFTSKYDEVTPQVNGCTTLKHKIMNGNCENEIFKCRLKDPVLKDFSYGWKSVTVQKEKGEFSCKNDTLGVGNENQFVTGPCEKNWDGSITYQCTSGIWKEVRRDCILQVISDLKREVEFLIVEQIPEFMAQLSSATMQNNHLITQSVLTIQTIVGILINIATISQNIIISKPVMDDFLKTVDILVSDKAAALWQNLTKENTSISLLSAIENVTARLSDANFTITETSIELNRTVIKNSYSGKSNLPNSTTEILIPQVLKTTSLTIIVFTNLGKVLPRHNSGNLVSNINGDVVVVKVNETLNNISFTFDITNQSLGNPECVFWNFNLNTWDSTGCEAKPSGNETGKITCECNHTTSFSILMSPFSIDHIPLAFITYIGVTISMVSLIICLIIETIVWKSVTRNDTSYMRHVSIVNIAVSLLIANICFIVGAAIAEQEQPTSVGRCSPVVFFMHFFYLALFFWMLISALLLFXRTVMVLSPMSRDKMMVIAFIVSYGAPLLIAVITVASTAGPQNYTSKRNACWLNWFESKALLAFVIPALTIVAINLVVLIAVLYKMLRRGDGAATQPDEKHALMFIARCVAILTPIFGLTWGFGIGKMVSQDLGIHVVFALLNSLQGFFILVFGTLLDSKIREALAGRLSPRNSSNHTRNTNAEPSFYSRLGIFRRRNVYHLSTISVFSTSSSNSSSGSDTFMNT; from the exons ATGGCTGGTCAAG GACAAATATTAAAGCACTACATAGGAATCATCATAGCTGTCCTGTTGACCCATGAATGTGTTGTGGAAATGTTTGATTTCCCGGAAACAAGTATAGATTTACAG ttcaGCAACATAAATGGGCAACTGAATTATAGTCCAAGACACATAG AACAATTAGAGTTGGTTGTTGAAGTGAATGTAGTGGTGATTGAACAGATCAGAGTGTTGTTGGCCTCCATCACGTTTCCTCTTCATCTGGACAACAGCACTGAAATCACTGCTGCGAACATTACAACAG TGTGCCAACCAAATGTGACCGACTACCAGTGCGTATGTGAAGATGGTTATGCATGGTCATACAACAACTGTCAGACATATAATGCCTGTGACCGCATCAGTTTTGGCTCTTGTGGATGTATCAGTGGTATTCCCAGTGATGGAGAGATCTGTGTGCTGGAGAGTG AACTGCCCTTCACAGACTTCTTGTTTGAAATTGAGATGGAATCATCAAGCATCTCTGTGATTGATGAGATGAGGCAATATCTGCAGAACATCACCTTTCCACTTCAGCTAGATGCGATGGTTAAAGTATTACATGCGGACATCACAACAG TGTGCAAGTTTAATGGCAGTAGATACAAGTGCATATGTGAGGACCATTATTTCTGGCCGTGTAATAAATGCAAAGAATATGGGAGCTGTGACAACAACACTAACAGCACATGCAGCTGCATCAATGATGTTCCAAGGGACAGACAGTTCTGTCAAACAATCAACGATATAACAA ATAACACAGCATTTGGGCAGCCACTATCAG TACTACCTTCTGACTACATGATTGACATTGATGTGAGATTCTTTGACTTGTTCCTGGTAACCTACTTAAGGAATCTCTTCACAAACATCAGCCTTCCGCTCACTTTGAGCAACAGCATAAGTGTCACAGATATCGACGTGACTGCTG tgtgtgtgttaaatAGAACAGAATATGAGTGCAAGTGTGAGGAGAATCATGTTTGGCCCAATGACACCTGCAGGGCCTATCAGGTGTGTGATGGCATTGTGGGAGGCACTTGTGGATGTATTCAAGCTCTCCCTTCAGAGGGTCCACTTTGCCAGAGAG ataTAAATGAGTGTCTGTTCAGTCCATCTGTATGTGGTCCAAATTCCATCTGCACAAATCAGCTGGGAAGTTACAATTGCTCATGTCTGAATGGATTCACTGCAACAGTTTCAAGTCTCCCCATCAGCAACAATAACACATGTACAG ATGTGCATGAATGTCTTGAGACACTGGAGGTCTGTGGTCCAAACTCTCGTTGCATCAACTCAACTGGGAGTTACAACTGTTCCTGCTTGAGTGGATTTACTGTAACAAATAGGAGTCAGCCAGTCAGCACCAGTAACCCATGCAATG ATATAAATGAATGTCTGTTCAGTCCATCTGTATGTGGTCCAAATGCCAACTGCACAAATGAAATGGGAAGTTACAATTGCTCATGTTTGAATGGATTCACTGCACCAATCTCAAGTCTTCCCATCAGCATCAATAACACATGTACAG TAGCTCTACCTTTGACTGAATATCTTACTGAAATTCAGATCAATAGCATGGACAGTAGTATCACTGATCAGCTGTGGAACCTCCTGATGTCTTTCAGTTTGCCCTACACAATCAGTGACAGCACTAACATTACAGAAATCAACATAACTACTG TGTGTTCTTTGAATGAAGCACAGTATCAGTGTAAATGTGAGGATCTGTTTGTTTGGCCGAAGGACACGTGTCACTCATATGAGGCCTGTGATGTCATCACTGATGGTTCATGTACATGTATCAATGCCCTTCCAACTGACGGACAGTTCTGCCAAT TACTACCTTCAAAATATGTGATTGACATTGATGTGAGATTCTTTGACTTGTTCCTGGCGGACTACTTACGGAATCTCGTCAAAAACATCAGCCTGCCTTTGACTCTGAGAAACAGCATTATTATCACAGATATCGACATGACTACTG TGTGTGGATTAAATGGAACAGAATATGAGTGCAAGTGTGAGGAGAATCATGTTTGGCCCAGTGACACCTGCAGCGCCTATCAGGTGTGTGATGGCATTGTGGGAGGAACTTGTGGATGTATTCAAGCTCTCCCTTCAGAGGATCCACTTTGCCAGAGAG ACATCAATGAATGTGAAGATGCAGTGTCAGTGTGTGGTCAATACTCAGATTGTATTAACATCATTGGGAGTCACATGTGTTCATGCTGGAGTGGATTTAATACCTCCAATAAAGACAGTCCTGTGAGCCACAGCAACTCATGTCAGG ATATAAATGAATGTTTGTTCAGTCCATCTGTATGTGGTCCAAATTCAATCTGCACAAACCAGGTGGGAAGTTACAGTTGCTCATGTTTGAATGGATTCACTACAACAAACTCAAGCCCCATCAGCATCAGTAACACATGTACAG atATAAATGAATGTCTGTTCAGTCCATCTGTATGTGGTCCAAATgccaaatgcacaaataaaatgggAAGTTACAGTTGCTCATGTTTGAATGGATTCACTACAGCAAACTCAAGTCTCCCCATCAGCATCAGTAACACATGTACAG tcTCTTTGCCACCAGTAACATCACCAACTTCTACTATTATTCCTCCtcttactactactacaacaacTCCTTctactactagtactactactgctactactgctgcaactactgctactactacttctATAACTGCTACTCTAAATACTGCTGCAGCTACAACAAAAG ttcTTAAAATGTCAAtgagaataaataaacagtttgaTACCAGTCTCAACAGCCCCAAAGAAGAGATGTACCAAACATATGCAAACGCTATTAAGTCAGCA ATTGAAGACAGTTACAAAATGATGTCTATCTACATTAACAATTCAGCCAAAGTCACTAAATTCAG GCCTGGTAGCATTATAGCAGACTATGAAATTATTGTCATAATCAACATCCTCAGCAGTCCCAGTGGCGCCAACAGCAATGATTTTGAATTGGCACATAGACAGGTTTTCAACACTCTTGTGAATTTAGGAATTCCTGTAGCTCTAAAGGCTTTTTCTGAAAGTG aacaaaagaACCTGTCCGTTGTGGAAAAATTTTATCCCTTTCAAAAGATGGAACTGAGATGTGTATACCCAGAGTCTGTTAAGGGCAATATGAAATGGACAGTAAATGACCAAGATCCTATAGACACTGTTAGATACTATACTTCACCTGATGGTAGCACTTTCATTGTGAACAATGCTACTGAGAAAGATAATG GTAGATACTCGTGTATAATAGAAAGGGACACCATACCTTACATACAGTGGCAAACTATCATTCTTGAAGAACGTCCCAATATTATAGTgggtaaaaatgaaataaaatttcaatgTGTGGACAAGCTTGTCTCACTGACATGCTGTGAAGCAAAATATGATGTGGAGTGGAGTGGATTTACTTCAAAATATGATGAAGTGACACCTCAAG TTAATGGATGCACCacactaaaacataaaataatgaatggaaATTGTGAGAATGAAATCTTTAAATGCCGACTCAAGGACCCGGTACTGAAAGATTTCAGTTATGGCTGGAAAAGCGTCACAGTTCAGAAAGAAAAAGGAG AATTTAGCTGTAAAAATGACACACTTGGAGTTGGAAATGAAAATCAATTTGTGACAGGACCCTGTGAAAAAAATTGGGATGGCAGTATAACCTATCAGTGTACATCAGGTATCTGGAAGGAGGTCAGAAGGGACTGTATACTTCAAGTTATCAGTGACCTTAAAAGAGAAGTTGAG ttctTGATCGTGGAGCAGATACCAGAGTTTATGGCTCAGCTCAGTAGTGCTACAATGCAGAACAACCATTTAATAACACAGTCTGTTCTGACTATCCAAACAATTGTAGGGATACTCATAAACATTGCTACTATTTCACAAAACATTATCATCAGTAAGCCTGTGATGGAc GATTTCCTTAAAACAGTGGATATCCTTGTTTCAGATAAAGCTGCTGCATTATGGCAAAATTTGACAAAAGAAAACACCAGCATTTCACTTCTGAGCGCTATTGAGAATGTAACAGCCCGTCTCTCAGATGCCAATTTTACGATTACTGAAACATCCATTGAGTTAAATAGAACTGTAATAAAGAACTCATATAGTGGGAAATCAAACCTGCCAAACTCAACTACTGAGATTCTGATACCACAGGTTCTTAAAACAACTTCCTTAACCATTATTGTCTTTACAAATCTTGGCAAAGTCCTACCTAGACATAATAGTGGCAATCTAGTTTCCAACATCAATGGAGATGTGGTTGTTGTTAAGGTTAATGAAACACTTAACAACATTTCTTTTACATTTGACATTACTAATCAGTCTCTGGGAAATCCAGAGTGTGTCTTTTGGAACTTCAATCTCAACACATGGGACTCCACTGGATGTGAAGCAAAGCCCTCAGGAAACGAAACTGGCAAGATTACATGTGAATGCAACCACACAACCTCTTTTTCAATATTAATGTCACCGTTTTCCATTGATCACATACCCTTAGCCTTTATAACTTACATTGGTGTAACTATTTCGATGGTCAGCTTAATTATATGCCTAATTATTGAGACTATCGTTTGGAAGTCAGTGACAAGAAATGACACATCCTACATGCGACATGTCTCCATAGTCAACATTGCTGTGTCCCTGTTGATCGCAAACATCTGTTTTATTGTTGGAGCTGCAATCGCAGAACAAGAACAGCCAACCTCAGTGGGTCGCTGCAGTCCAGTGGTTTTCTTCATGCACTTTTTTTACCTGGCTCTTTTCTTCTGGATGTTAATTTCAGCGCTGTTGCTCTTTTAACGTACAGTCATGGTCTTGTCTCCAATGTCAAGGGACAAAATGATGGTCATTGCCTTCATAGTCAGTTATGGTGCACCTTTGCTCATAGCGGTCATCACTGTCGCATCAACAGCTGGACCTCAAAATTATACTTCAAAAAGAAATGCATGCTGGCTGAACTGGTTTGAATCAAAGGCCCTGCTGGCATTTGTGATTCCAGCTCTCACTATTGTAGCCATAAACCTTGTGGTTTTGATTGCGGTTCTGTACAAGATGTTGAGGAGAGGAGATGGTGCTGCAACTCAACCAGATGAGAAACATGCCCTGATGTTCATTGCCAGATGTGTGGCCATTTTGACTCCTATTTTTGGTCTAACATGGGGGTTTGGAATTGGAAAGATGGTGTCACAAGATTTAGGCATTCATGTGGTGTTTGCACTCCTCAATTCACTGCAG GGAttctttattttagtgtttggAACACTTTTAGACAGCAAG